The nucleotide window TGTTCCATCAGTTGATACGGAGCTGACCGTGTACTCTGATGCGGTACAGGCAGGTGTACTCCGTGTGACCCCAGTTGGACAGCACCCGAACCTCAATGATCTGATAGGCTTTATCGTTCTCCTCCTGTGGATAGATAAAAGGACACTGAATTTACACTCAAGTAGCAAGACCTATAACTTGCCAAGTCACCATCTCTAATCATACTAGAGATAAATGCCATGTGGACAGTGTTGGGAAAGCTACTCTGAAATCATAGTTCACCAAACTACCAATTACTTAAGATACACAAGCTAAAGCTACCTTAAGCTAGATATACtgtagtttacttaactaaagctaCTTTGAAacagtagttcactacatccaagctactttgtgataaattatcatatctaaatctgaaatgccATAGACGAACAATTGCAAGAACAGGTCACTCTGGAATCAGATGTTAACACAATGTGTattttagcctattaaacacaaacaTGTGTTTTGAAGTGAGAATTAGGAAGGTCTGACAGCGAAAAACGACATTCTTGCATAtttcacccatattttattttagcaaaaatagtgtgtagttccagtagttagttacttttttgccatgtagctgtgtagctaaCTATAGAAAAAACTACCAATATTTGAATTAAGTTCAACTACCagcaagctactgcaaaatgtagttccattactagttgaactacacatagttcactactccccaacactgcatGTGGACTTCTTACGTAACATCTACATCTGACCAATCAAGCCCCTGGAGGCAGTGTTGAAGTGTACTTACGGTGACGGGATACGTTTGTAGCGCCTCCCCATCCTCCTGGTAGGTATAGCTGCCAAGTAGTTTACCCTCCTCCTGGGACTCATCATCCAGACCCTGGAAACAAGAGTACACAGTTAGAAAACAGCAGAGACCCATAGCAATAAGTGTCAATCAGTACTGCTTCACCAGAGCACATTCACAGTAAATGTGGCTGACTTGAGTGTCTACTAAGTGTGATTCTGATTGGCTTGCTTAGACAGTCATAGCCGACATGTGACTGTTAAATTGGGTAAGCAGTGTAGTTTGCATGGCTTACATAGACGTTAAACTGGCGCGGGGCGCTGTCGATGTTGCCTGTTGGCGACAAGTCTTTGGGGATGTGCTCCAATGAGAAGGCAGAGGGCACGATCCTCATGGAGAGACGTATCACCACGTAACCATAGGAACCATGAAACGCCCAGCAGTTCCCTGGATGGACGTCGGGCTGCAGTGGAAGAACGAGAGAGCAAAATGTCTTCCATGTGTTGGCTAGGCAGTATCAGGAACTAAAACTCCCCCAATATAATCCATTAATGTAATGAAATCACCAAGCGATCAAAAAAGACTGGTCTCGTGTTGTGGTGACTTGAGTCGTACCTGTATGACCACACGAGGAGATTGGGAGAAGTACCAGAGTGGGAGGCCGAACAGACTCATCAGTGCAGTCTTTGTCTCATACGTCTCAGAGCAGCGAGTGCCCAGGATGTTGCCACCTGCACACACGAAGCCATGATGTCACTTTCACGACTGTACACCCCGCCACCACAACAGCTGTGAACCTTTACACCCCGCCACCACAACAGCTGTGAAGCTTTACACCCCGCcaccacaacatttacatttacgtcatttagcagacgctcttatccagagcgacttacagttagtgcatacattattattattttttaattttttttcatactggccccccgtgggaaacgaacccacaaccctggcgttgcaaacaccatgctctaccaactgagctacctccatgccggccattccctcccctaccctggatgacgctgggccaattgtgcgccgccccattggtctcccggttgcggccggctacagcagagcctggattcgaaccaggatctctagtggcacagctagcactgcgatgcagtgccttagaccactgcgccactcggctgTGAAGCTTTACACCCCGCCACCACAACAGCTGTGAAACTTCACCTCCAGACTCCAGAGCGTAGTCCACCAGGCCGGTCCGATCCTGGGAGTAGAGTTTCAGAGCGTTCTTCACCATCAGCTGTACAtgctggaggaggaagaggggaacaGAGTGGTTGGGTGAGGAACTGGAATAATGCAGACAGATAAGAAATGGTGACTTAATCACATTGCATTTCACTAAATTATTTAGAACGCCAAAACACTGAATCTAACTTAAAACGAtattaaataaaacattattCAACCAATAAAAACTACACATCAAATGTTTTTTTCTACACAAAATCCCCAAAACCAAAGCACCTACTTCCTCAGACATCCCGGCGCCAACAGTGTGCATCACAGTCTGAGAGACCGTCTCAGTGCTGAGCGTCTCCTGCCTGGCCCTGCTCTCCTCCAGCTGCAGGCTGACATTCTGCAGGATGCTGAGCTCCAGGGAGGCCAGAGAGGCCTGCAGGTCGGCCCCGCTCACATAACGCTCAGAGAGCCACTGCAGCAGCGACTCAGGGAGTTCCTTCTCCCCGGGTTCGGAATCACCTGCCTGCTCACTGCCGTAGAACAGGGCCTGCAGTTCCCGCCTCACCTGGGCAGACACCTGCTCAGACACCTGCCACGACCACACAAAGAGACAGACCCCATAAGACACAGGTCAAGGGTCAACAGAGAAGATTTATACAAAGAACTCCAGCAAAACTATCTGACTGAATCTCAGCATAAAATAATATTGAGTGGCTATACAGGACCAGCTATTCAAAGGAATGGGAGGCTATCTGGAAAGGTACATACTGGAGCAATGCATGTATAgtacagacaggacagacagtagacagacagagagaaagcaaCTCACCGTTTCATGGAGTGTGTCCAAGCGGTCACACATGCCCTGGCATCCCATCACCCCCTGCAGGTCCTGCCTAATGCTCCCCAGTGCCGCCTCCAGCCGTTGCACCTCTGCCAGCAAGACATCATGGGACTCACTGTCCACACCCACAATGGAAGGGCACACACATGGGGCAATATTCAACATCACTCAtgatttcatttaatttatacaATCCAAAGGCAAAGGGTTGTGTGCTGAACTCACCTGACTGGCACTGGTACAGAAATTGGTATAGGAACTGGTGGGGCACTGGCAGTCTCAACCTGCCTTCTCTGTACCTCCTGAAGACGTCATATATCCATGTTATGTTgataacaattacattttatagaGCTTCTACAGTAAGGTCTGTACATTTATATAAAatattgtacctttatttaaccaggcaagtcgattaagaacaaattctaatTTACAGTGACAgcagaggcaaaaggcctcctgtagGGACGGGGGCTGTACATAGAAATTAGTATAGGATCTATAGGTGTGTACCTCTGTCTTGGCAGCCAGTGTCTGCAGTAGAACCTCTAGTTGAGCCAGACGAGACTCTTGGCCCTGCTGCTGCACAACATCCTGCTCCTGACTCTGCACAGGAAGTAGGAAGTGATTCATGAGCACACAGAGGTTAAGAAAAAAATCAAAgaaaaattgaaaaataaatCAAAGTCAGCGGACCTTTACTTTTCATTACAAGCACAATTACCAAATGCTCGCTGAAATGAATCCCTGACTATCCAACCGGGAGAATCACCTGTTCCCTCTGCAGCGCTGCATCCGTCTCCATATCTCTCTTCAGTAGAGTGAGTCTCTTCTCCAGCAGGCCGGACACCCACAGCCCCATGCCGTCCCTGTCCGTCTGGGTGTCCAGCTGCTCTCGTAGAGAATGGTAGAGACCCAGCATCTCTCTGTGCTGCTGCTCCTGACTCTGGTCCCCTCCCTCCACCTTCTCCCACAGCTGGGCCAGCCTCTGCTCCAACTGGACCAGGCGCTCAGAGTCCACAGACACACTGCCCGGCTGTTCACATACGGGGGGGGGTGCGATAGAGGTCAGGTCAGCTATACGGAGTTTCAAGCCTTATCCATAGAATTGGATGGTCTTAAGGAAGTTGACAATCGTAAATTGATTGAATATGAACATCAACACCCCTCCTACCTGTGAGACAGCTGGTGGTAGTGGAGTCATGGTGGACTGCCTGTCTTTGGTCTGGGCTTGGGCAGAGGTGAAACTGAGGGGGTAGGCGGTGCTCCACTCAGTGATGTTAACGACAGGCAATACAGACATCAGGCTGGATGGACCCCAGTGCCACAGAGCTGGGAGAACATCGAGAACGGAGGATTTATGAGACAGAAGAGATGTCTGTAGTGGAATGGGGTCACAGTTGGTGATTGTTCAGTACTATGGATGAGCAGTATCAGGGCTTTCGGGGGGGACACCAAGAGCTGTGCTACTCACCCAGGAGGATAAGGAATGGGAGTAAAATCAGCAGGAGTTTGAGGAGCTTGAGAGGGCACCTACGAAAACAGAAAAAAACATATTAGTATGATCACATATCATGGACTCCATCCACTACcacctacaggtaactgccaaaataatggaaacacaagtacattttatgttggtgtttcctttatttgggCAGTTACCTGTTCCTTGAGTATTACTCTCAGGCCCAAGAGACTCACCGTGTCAAGACGAAGACgttgagcagagagaggagggtaacCAGATGGTACCATCCAGTCCCAAGCCACCAGAAGACCCCCGTCGCTGCCTTCCCTatacacacaaagacagacaggcagacagacagggagcagATTAGTGAGCGTTCTTCAGGAGGCGGGAGGGGTAGACGAGGCACTTCCACACAGCACTAAGGATTAGAGAATCAAGTACATTCACCAGATGTGTTAAAAGGGCCAGGTGATAAATGCAGTGCAACAGGTTATGGGGTTAGTTAGTTACAGACAGAGGCGATAGAGCAGGCTGAGCAAAAGTGTTCTCTGTCAGCGTAGATGCACAGTACAGCAGAGGGGATCCTTTTGTAAGGACAGCACACCTTTAGCAAAACCGCAGCACTCCATCAAACTCCTGTCCAGTGTGACAACTCACTCCCATCCTTGGCACCGACTTTAATCTGCCCAGAGAGACGGAAGCAGCAAGCGGAGGGGAAAGCAGTTCTGCAGACAGGCTAGGAAACTGCAGAGGCTAACGCATAGAGCAGTGAATTAGAATGATGAAACGCAAAGGAAATGAAATGGGTAAGAATGTTAAACAGCAGTTAGTCATCTTAAATGGAAAAAGGTTAGATATACTCCAAGCCACCATTCTAATGGGTTTCACGTTAGGTAGGCAGACACACAAGCTAGCCATGGGGAGACTAGGAGGTATCATGCAGGGGTTTATCTGGTGGTTGAGAGGCTGGTTAAACACGGTAAGAGAGGGTGGTTATTTAAAACACTGTAAAATTATGACCTGGGGACCTATCTGCCAACCAGAGAACAGACAGCATCCTCCTCGTCACGGCCCAGACAGCTGAGCCTGCCTCCTGCCCAACCCATAACATACTGGAGCCTGGGGACCAACCGAATAAAACATAACTTAATCTACTTACATAGAACAGTAGAACTGGATTTAATCGTTTCAAGTATATCAGGATAGGCCAGAGTTTGTTGGCTTAATAGGTAACCTGTGTAAGCAGTGGCGAGCCACAGTGCTCCCAACACATGGTGTGACCGGGAGGCCCATGATGAGGTGTAGGTTGCGTGTGTCACCGCATGCCGCTTTCCTTTGCAGTCGTCACCTATTAGCATCAGCAAGGTGGGTGAGCAGCAAAGGCATAAAATCAAacatgaaaaagagagagaggctaaaaacgcaggtagcctagcagttaagagccagtaaccgaaaggttgctggttcgaatcccagagccggCAAGCTGGGAAAATCTGCCgttgttcccttgagcaaggcagttaacccccaacaacaacaactgttACCCCGGCGCcgatgacgtcgattaaggcagcaccTCTCTGATTGAATGCATTCATTGTGCGACTGACATTTCCTCTACAAAGAGTACCCTAACAAAAAGTATGCCGCAGGTGTGTGTAGCCACAAAGGTTATGAGAAGGGTTACATGAAAATCGCACCAATTCACATGACAAATTTTAGTCTATTATTCACATAAAACACATTGTCTTGTCGAACATGTCAAGGGATCATGCACAAACAAAAATATCGGTGTGTGTCTATGGAAGTCTGTTACTTACACAGAGAGCCGTTCAGATTCATGTGCTTCCCGTCAGTCCCCAACTCCTTTACATGCAAGGTTCCACAGTAGCTGGAATGAGCTGCAACCAATAAGAAATCTGTTAAAAACTAGCACAACTAAATATTGATCAAACATCCCTCTTTCCATTCCTTCacctgagagagcgagagagaatttGCATGTCACCAGGGCAATACCCAAAGTGAAGGCAGACCATTTGTTTGACAGATAAACCAGAGGGTGAAATCTGTGAGGTAAAAGTGCCATACAAACAAATTCAAAACACCAGAATAGGAAGGTAGAGTGATGTTAAAAGGAGGAGTGAGAAAGGTGTAGGCAGAATAAGCTGTGGTAGTGTCAGCCtctgtcgagagagagagagagagagagagagcagtcagAAGCAGGTGACGAGGAGTTTTAGGTTAGTCAGTCAGCAGTGAGAGCCACCATGGTCATTCACACAGCCACTGCAACCTCCAGTGTCAGGGCAGATTCAGTACAGTGCAGGAGACCGGTGCACTGCAAGCAGGGGGATTCCAAACATCAAGTTTCAACCTGTGTCAACTAAGTACAGACCCATGCAAATCAGGCACAGATCACGCAACACCTGACATGTGGATGCCCAACCCCGATGAATAATCGTTCAGCCTCTAAAAAAGCAAAGTGGAATACCTCCATTACCAACTTCCCTGCCCCCACTGCCCATATTCACCAGAGCAGCTGCCCTCCTGCTATGGTGCAGACTGGTGTCTAATACTGACCACAGCCCACCGAAAGAGACAGAGCATATTAAAAGGGAATAAtccggcctcccgagtggcgcagcggtctaaggcactgcatcgcagtgttgcggcgtcactacagcctggggttcgatcccagctCATTACCGGCTGTGACtgggagtcccgtagggcggcgcacaattggcccagcgtcgggtgttaagaagctcggtttggtgggtcatgtttcggaggacgcacgactcgaccttcgcctctcccgagcccgttggggagttgcagcgatgagacaagatcgtaatcacgaaaaagggggtaaaaatcaTAACTAAATAAAGGGAATAATCCAGATTGTATGATTATGTTGAGCTTTAGCAAAGCATTGTCAGATTTCTTGACAGGCTACCACCACATGAATTGCATATGCTATCTCAGCACAATGCCACCGAGTGCAGGAAAAAGTTGTGACCCATCTAAAAACTATGAAAAGTGGGAAGCAGCAAGGCAGatatgagagagacagagtgaaaggCAACGATGGCGCTGTAAAGACGGCGAGAAGCCGAGCCGGCGCAGAGGCTGATACCTTCGCCCTTCTTGAGTGTCCTCAGCAGTACACTCTTTAAGAGCAGTGAGAAGAAGTATGCCACAGAGCCTGCTGCCCTCCTGCTCACACGCACACAGGTGTCTGAGACGGACACCAGCAGACCTGAATCAAATCAATTCAACTTTATTGAAAATGCACTTATTCACAATGCATGTCAAATGTAAGAAAATGAAAAATGACACACTCATACATCAGCAATGACAACAAAACACACTGTGGATGATATGCCTTCAAATGAAATGGGAAGGCAAAACCCTCCCAGGAACAACACATGCAGTACTGAGCCCATACATATTATAGTACTTGGCTCTCACCCGTTTTGTGCTTGCGGCTCTTGTCCCTGGCGTAGAccgtggagggaggggaggtagtGGTGGCTGTCAGGGCCTGGTTGCTGGTGGCAGAGCGGGcaccagtggaggaggaggagtaggtgCCGAGAGCCTCATGTCTGTCCGAGTGGATATTGAAGTCCTTACAGAAGCTACCGTTCACCATGGAGGTCTGGGTCTGTGCGGAGTTAACGTCTCCGTTGGTCCCACACATACTGTGGTCTACCGTCATGGTCCGCTCTGTAACATACAGACAGATTTGATaatgaaaaacaaaacacaatcaCCCTTTTTTAAAGGAATTCATTCAAGACACTGATGTCGCAGGCAGTACAAGTAATTGCGATCGATAAGGTCGTTAAAAAAAAACGACCTTTAACTTCAACGGCTTCATCCAAACCCCAGAAGCTGCCGACCAGCGTGCGCTCCTGGATGCACGACTCGTCCAGCATggaggagagcagggaggggTCGTTGGCGGCCACGCTGCGGTTGTGCTGCTGGGAGCCCTGCTGGCGCTTACGGGGCGTGGTGAGGAGCAGAGACTGGGAGCAGGAGACCTCCTGCTGCTGAGACCTCCTGCTCTTCAACcccctgggagagagaaagagaacagtcaGATGAGACAATGGGAAACCACTGGACGTAACACTCGGGCCCAAATCCATAGAAGGAACCCCAGGGGCAGCAGGAACAGCATCACTTACTTGGACTCTCTGCGACTGGCTCCTCCCGCGCTGAAGGAAGCACTGTGGTACACGTTGTGATTGAGAGAAGGGTCCAGGCTGTCGTCGCCATAGAGACCAGTGGTAGTGTGCAGACGCAGGCTCCGCCGGGACATCCTGGGAGACTAGAAGACACTGGAGTGATCCTGTGCTCCTTCTCAAAGTCCACAGCTGTTGTTAAGAAGCTGGAGCTGGGAAAACAAAGCAGAGAAGATGGGAGGAATGCGTTTAGATTCAAATTTATATAATACAATTTCATTTTCTCTAAGCAACAGTGAATAATTTGATTGGAAACATCAATGTTTAGTGTCTTGAAAGGCACCAACGTTATGCACTACAATTATAAAATCATACATCATGCAAAAATACCTAAATAGATCCTAGTATTTCACTTCCTCTATAGCTAGCATGCAGACAAAGCATGTACCGTAACAGCACTGTTACACTCTAATAGTAGTGCATGCTTAAGGCTGCTGTTGTTCTATTCCTGTCACCACACAGGACCGGTTTGGCAGGAAATGAGCACTGATGTCCCCCCACCACAGTAACATCACAGTACAGAACACCGGAAGAGAGATGAGGCCACATGATGGGGCC belongs to Coregonus clupeaformis isolate EN_2021a chromosome 1, ASM2061545v1, whole genome shotgun sequence and includes:
- the LOC121537300 gene encoding SUN domain-containing protein 1 isoform X3, translating into MSRRSLRLHTTTGLYGDDSLDPSLNHNVYHSASFSAGGASRRESKGLKSRRSQQQEVSCSQSLLLTTPRKRQQGSQQHNRSVAANDPSLLSSMLDESCIQERTLVGSFWGLDEAVEVKERTMTVDHSMCGTNGDVNSAQTQTSMVNGSFCKDFNIHSDRHEALGTYSSSSTGARSATSNQALTATTTSPPSTVYARDKSRKHKTGLLVSVSDTCVRVSRRAAGSVAYFFSLLLKSVLLRTLKKGEAHSSYCGTLHVKELGTDGKHMNLNGSLWKAATGVFWWLGTGWYHLVTLLSLLNVFVLTRCPLKLLKLLLILLPFLILLALWHWGPSSLMSVLPVVNITEWSTAYPLSFTSAQAQTKDRQSTMTPLPPAVSQPGSVSVDSERLVQLEQRLAQLWEKVEGGDQSQEQQHREMLGLYHSLREQLDTQTDRDGMGLWVSGLLEKRLTLLKRDMETDAALQREQSQEQDVVQQQGQESRLAQLEVLLQTLAAKTEEVQRRQVETASAPPVPIPISVPVPVSESHDVLLAEVQRLEAALGSIRQDLQGVMGCQGMCDRLDTLHETVSEQVSAQVRRELQALFYGSEQAGDSEPGEKELPESLLQWLSERYVSGADLQASLASLELSILQNVSLQLEESRARQETLSTETVSQTVMHTVGAGMSEEHVQLMVKNALKLYSQDRTGLVDYALESGGGNILGTRCSETYETKTALMSLFGLPLWYFSQSPRVVIQPDVHPGNCWAFHGSYGYVVIRLSMRIVPSAFSLEHIPKDLSPTGNIDSAPRQFNVYGLDDESQEEGKLLGSYTYQEDGEALQTYPVTEENDKAYQIIEVRVLSNWGHTEYTCLYRIRVHGQLRIN
- the LOC121537300 gene encoding SUN domain-containing protein 1 isoform X1; translated protein: MSRRSLRLHTTTGLYGDDSLDPSLNHNVYHSASFSAGGASRRESKGLKSRRSQQQEVSCSQSLLLTTPRKRQQGSQQHNRSVAANDPSLLSSMLDESCIQERTLVGSFWGLDEAVEVKERTMTVDHSMCGTNGDVNSAQTQTSMVNGSFCKDFNIHSDRHEALGTYSSSSTGARSATSNQALTATTTSPPSTVYARDKSRKHKTGLLVSVSDTCVRVSRRAAGSVAYFFSLLLKSVLLRTLKKGEAHSSYCGTLHVKELGTDGKHMNLNGSLCDDCKGKRHAVTHATYTSSWASRSHHVLGALWLATAYTGSSMLWVGQEAGSAVWAVTRRMLSVLWLADRSPGKAATGVFWWLGTGWYHLVTLLSLLNVFVLTRCPLKLLKLLLILLPFLILLALWHWGPSSLMSVLPVVNITEWSTAYPLSFTSAQAQTKDRQSTMTPLPPAVSQPGSVSVDSERLVQLEQRLAQLWEKVEGGDQSQEQQHREMLGLYHSLREQLDTQTDRDGMGLWVSGLLEKRLTLLKRDMETDAALQREQSQEQDVVQQQGQESRLAQLEVLLQTLAAKTEEVQRRQVETASAPPVPIPISVPVPVSESHDVLLAEVQRLEAALGSIRQDLQGVMGCQGMCDRLDTLHETVSEQVSAQVRRELQALFYGSEQAGDSEPGEKELPESLLQWLSERYVSGADLQASLASLELSILQNVSLQLEESRARQETLSTETVSQTVMHTVGAGMSEEHVQLMVKNALKLYSQDRTGLVDYALESGGGNILGTRCSETYETKTALMSLFGLPLWYFSQSPRVVIQPDVHPGNCWAFHGSYGYVVIRLSMRIVPSAFSLEHIPKDLSPTGNIDSAPRQFNVYGLDDESQEEGKLLGSYTYQEDGEALQTYPVTEENDKAYQIIEVRVLSNWGHTEYTCLYRIRVHGQLRIN
- the LOC121537300 gene encoding SUN domain-containing protein 1 isoform X2 codes for the protein MSRRSLRLHTTTGLYGDDSLDPSLNHNVYHSASFSAGGASRRESKGLKSRRSQQQEVSCSQSLLLTTPRKRQQGSQQHNRSVAANDPSLLSSMLDESCIQERTLVGSFWGLDEAVEVKERTMTVDHSMCGTNGDVNSAQTQTSMVNGSFCKDFNIHSDRHEALGTYSSSSTGARSATSNQALTATTTSPPSTVYARDKSRKHKTAHSSYCGTLHVKELGTDGKHMNLNGSLCDDCKGKRHAVTHATYTSSWASRSHHVLGALWLATAYTGSSMLWVGQEAGSAVWAVTRRMLSVLWLADRSPGKAATGVFWWLGTGWYHLVTLLSLLNVFVLTRCPLKLLKLLLILLPFLILLALWHWGPSSLMSVLPVVNITEWSTAYPLSFTSAQAQTKDRQSTMTPLPPAVSQPGSVSVDSERLVQLEQRLAQLWEKVEGGDQSQEQQHREMLGLYHSLREQLDTQTDRDGMGLWVSGLLEKRLTLLKRDMETDAALQREQSQEQDVVQQQGQESRLAQLEVLLQTLAAKTEEVQRRQVETASAPPVPIPISVPVPVSESHDVLLAEVQRLEAALGSIRQDLQGVMGCQGMCDRLDTLHETVSEQVSAQVRRELQALFYGSEQAGDSEPGEKELPESLLQWLSERYVSGADLQASLASLELSILQNVSLQLEESRARQETLSTETVSQTVMHTVGAGMSEEHVQLMVKNALKLYSQDRTGLVDYALESGGGNILGTRCSETYETKTALMSLFGLPLWYFSQSPRVVIQPDVHPGNCWAFHGSYGYVVIRLSMRIVPSAFSLEHIPKDLSPTGNIDSAPRQFNVYGLDDESQEEGKLLGSYTYQEDGEALQTYPVTEENDKAYQIIEVRVLSNWGHTEYTCLYRIRVHGQLRIN